The DNA region AGGAAAGTGCTGGACAACTTCCGTGACAACCACTTCGGCCGCGAGATGTCGTGGCCCGCCGTCGCCGACGCCGACGAACTCGAAGCCGCCATCGCCGACGCCGTCTCCGGAAAGGGTCCGGAGGCGACGGCGCAGTTCGCCGGCGGCGTCGCCGACGTGCTGACCTCCCGCGAGCGGACGAGTCACCACGAACTCGTCGGTATCGTCGACAACGTCGCCGAGACGGTGGCGGAGGAGACCGGTAAGACGTTCGGGAAGACGGTGCGAGAGAACGCCGTCGACGCCGCGTGGGCCGAACTGAGGCGCCACGAGGAGACCGAGGAGGGCACCGAGTCGGCGCTGACACCCACCCTCCACGCCGCCGTCGACTCCGCGACGAGCACCCAGAAGGACGACGCGACGGTCCACGGCCTCGCCGAACGCCTCGCCCGCAAGTTCGCCGCACTCGACGACGACAGACACCGCCTCTCGCTGAAAGAACTTCGAACGCTCGTCGACGGCGCGGCCGACGCCACCGTCGAGTACGACGACGCGACTATCGGCGCGAAGGCCCGCGAAAACATTACTGAGGCGCTCTGGTCGTCGATGCGAACCGTCCCCGACGACGCGCCGCCGGTGCGCGAGGTCGCCGACGACCGCGACGCCGCGAGCGACCTGCTCGAAGCGATGCGCGTCACCGACATCCTCGCGCCGCCGACGGAGTGTCTCTCACCCATCACCGCCGAACTCGTCGAAGCCGGGCTCCGAAAGGAGTACGACGCCGACTTCTACGCGGCGGCGACGCGCGACGCGGAGGTCCACGGCGGCGACCCGTTCATCGTCGAGGCCGGTATCGCCTACGGCGGCGAACTCGCCGCCGAGGGACGCGTCGACCTGCTGCGCTTCGCCAACCGCGTCCCGCTGGTCTACCAGCGGGGAGCGTGCGCGACGACGGACGTGGTCAAGGGTATCGGCTGGCGTAACTACGGACTGGACCAGCCCGGCGGCAGCGGGATGCCGAACGGCCCCGCGGTCATCATGGTCCACGTCGCGTCGACGAACGTCCCCTTCACGAGCGAGTCGAAGGACGCGCTGGCGAACATCCCGGCCATCGAAGACGAGATAGAACTCGCCATCCGCGAGGCCGCCCGCGAACTGAAATCGTACCTGAAGAAACGCCGCTCGATGCAGCAGCGCCGGCAGAAACAGAACGTCCTCGGGAAGATTCTGCCCGAGATGGCCGACAAAGTGTCGGAGGTGACGGGACGAGAACGCCCGAACATCGACGGCGCGATGGCTCGAATCATGAACAACGTGAGCGTCGAACGCCGCGTCGACGGCGACGAGGTGACGCTCAGCGTCCGCAACTACTCCGACCGAAGCGAAGAGTTGGATATCACCGACATCGTCTCGGTCGAACCGGAGGGGCTCAACGGCGAGGCGAGCGTCGTCGACTTGGACGACGAGTGGTTCGTCCAGTGGAAGCCGTCCGTCCCCTCGGGCGAGACGGCGACGCTCACGTACACGGTCGGTTCGGATGCATCGTTCGAGATCAACGTCGACGGCGTCGAAGCGGAACGACTCACGGTGAACGCATAATATGAGTTCAGACACGGAGATACAAGACGAGAAAGCCCGCGAGCGTCTCATCGACCTCGCGGCGGAGTTCTACGACCAGTTCGCCGGCGGGCAGATTCCGGAGATGCAACTGCCCACCCGGACGAAGAGCAACATCGAGTACGACGAGGACAGCCACGTCTGGGTGTACGGCGACCGAACCAGCACCCGCAGCGCCAACAGCGTCCGCGGCGCGCGGAAACTGCTCAAAGCCGTCTACACCATCGACTTCCTCGCCCAGCAGTTGGCGGAAGACCGCTCGTCGACCCTGCGTGAGTTGTACTA from Haloprofundus halobius includes:
- a CDS encoding DNA topoisomerase VI subunit B; protein product: MTSFQSTLGDEAGIADELAENQRAISIAEFFEKNKHMLGFDSGARGLVTAVKEAVDNALDATEEAEIAPDIYVEIAEAGDYYRLVVEDNGPGITKEQVPKVFGKLLYGSRFHAREQSRGQQGIGISAAVLYSQLTSGKPAKITSRTQGNAEAQYFELVVDTDKNDPEIRESRETSWDRPHGTRIELEMEANMRARQQLHDYIKHTAVVNPHARFELREPGLDAPLKFERATDQLPAKTEEIRPHPHGVELGTLLKMLGATDSYSISGFLQEEFTRVGQKTARKVLDNFRDNHFGREMSWPAVADADELEAAIADAVSGKGPEATAQFAGGVADVLTSRERTSHHELVGIVDNVAETVAEETGKTFGKTVRENAVDAAWAELRRHEETEEGTESALTPTLHAAVDSATSTQKDDATVHGLAERLARKFAALDDDRHRLSLKELRTLVDGAADATVEYDDATIGAKARENITEALWSSMRTVPDDAPPVREVADDRDAASDLLEAMRVTDILAPPTECLSPITAELVEAGLRKEYDADFYAAATRDAEVHGGDPFIVEAGIAYGGELAAEGRVDLLRFANRVPLVYQRGACATTDVVKGIGWRNYGLDQPGGSGMPNGPAVIMVHVASTNVPFTSESKDALANIPAIEDEIELAIREAARELKSYLKKRRSMQQRRQKQNVLGKILPEMADKVSEVTGRERPNIDGAMARIMNNVSVERRVDGDEVTLSVRNYSDRSEELDITDIVSVEPEGLNGEASVVDLDDEWFVQWKPSVPSGETATLTYTVGSDASFEINVDGVEAERLTVNA